GGTGAGATCTTTGTCCGGTGGTGGACTGTGTCATTGTCCAGTGTTCAAAGATATTTCTCAGAACTAGCTGCGTGTCTATGTTGATGGGAGGGGTGCTGGCCCATTGCTTCAGGATCAAGGGAGGCATCAGGGTTTTAAACTGCCTAAACATCTGTAAAGCAAAAACACCCACCCAGATAACAATACTAACAAACTTCATTTCGGAGTCAAACTTCAAAGTAATATGTCTATAACGAAGTACAAATTGAAAAAGCAACCTTCCCTCGGGCGATTTGTGATGTTAATTTCGTTTGATTGGACTCTTGGAATTGGGTTGTTGTGTCACTGCAATACAGTGTCACAGAAGGGTACATGCCATCCCTTTGTTAGATATGACAATAGAATTAGTGGCCTAATTATATGGTCATTTTTAACAGAGACATAGTATAGACTCATGCCAGTAGAGGGCACCCTCATACATTTGACTGAGTTAACCCAAACGGGTTGGATTCCTGAAGAGTCCATTTTTTTAACCCTGGCCTAAATCCACTTTAGGAGCTAGTCACACAATAATAGCCATGCCTCAGCCTAAAAGTGGCAGAACTTCTGTATATTTTTCACTTGACTGCATTAAATAACTGATGTGAGTGGAGCTTGCTGGTGTAAAACAGCTGCCTGGCAAATGTAGCTGGTGTGGTGAGATGATCTTATTCCTTGACAAAAGGGTGAAAAGAAACTGTTTAAACACATTCAATGTCTATATCATAGATTTCTGTTTCCAATTCAAATAAGGGTGCAATGCACCTCCAGTAGCTGAAAAAGCATAGAGCAAAACATGGGCTCATCAGTCACGTAAAACCATTGAAACGCTTCCAGGTCATGTTTGCTTTGAGTTTACGAACCTtttatctcctctcctttattgtgCAGACTTTCTGTAGGTTATGACCCTCTCTTCCAACAAATAATGAGTGAGCCGGGAGGAATGGGCTGCCTCTTCTACTCCAAGTGCATGTAATTAGAGGACTGGCTTTGACCTTACTCAGTGCACGGTTAATCTCAACCCATTTACTGTCTTCAGTAGAGTGCATGTAGACCCTGCTGGGATTATTGATGATAGCCAGCGTTTCCAGGTGTTTTAGAAATCCTGCCAGTGTGGAACCACGTCCTCCTTACACCGCCATCATTTTGACTGCAACCGAGGCTGTCACTAGTGTATCAGTGCAATACGTCACTTGCCTTGGGATGACTGAGCAGATGTCCATTTAGCTGAAGATACCACTTAATAAATTACACATTTAAAAGGTGGACATGACATCCTTGAAAACATGATCATACTTTACAGGTGTGTAAGCAAGCAATCAATCTGTAAAACGATTTGCACTTTACATTACTGCAACCACGCATCAGACATCATTGCGTGCTATGTCATATAATAAGATCACTAAAATATGCTTACTGAATAGATAAACTCACACACAACAGAGCCAGTAGCATTGAGGTGGAGATGAATATATACTGTCAGTGTTGCTTTGGTCAATAGCGATCATTAGTTATGAAAGTCCCTGCAACTAAACTCACACGCAGGATAGAGAGATGCGCCGATACCTGCAGAGCCAGCAGGTGCAACTCTGACTAGCATCCTTCATCTTGTCCCACTTTCCCCCTACAGACACACTTAATCATCTCCCTTTCCCCATCTGCGCTAAGCAGGAGAGTCACACTAGCCCTGCACATTGTAACAGAATGGGGCAATGTAGCAGTGGTCATTCCAACAGCTCCCTGTAGAGTTGTAAAATTCCTTTAAGACTAAATGGAAACTTACTACAAATGTGATTTGGATAACAtcttgaaaacatgtttttattcagCACCACAAAGGGGTTTTTACAATTGTTTCATTTCAATGATCTTTACATAACACTGGTAAGTTATGCACGTGAGTTTATACACCACACTAGATCCTGCTTCATCACTTCAATACCACATCACTTCTGCACTCTGGAAATATGTGCCCATTCTTTCTGTCTTGCCCTGTCACGTCTGGTTACAAAGTCAGTTAAGGACGAAGATATGAATTAGTGCAGTGTACAATCATTCAATCTTCCCAAAAGAGTAGACATTCAAGGTTAGTTTTGCAGTCAAGACCCTTCAGATAGGCTATATTGCTTTGGTTCCATCTAGATATGTCAATAAGACCCACAAAGTAcggtgccttgcgaaagtattcggcccccttgaactttgcggccttttgccacatttcaggcttcaaacataaagatataaaactgtatttttttgtgaagaatcaagaacaagtgggacacaatcatgaagttgaacgacatttattggatatttcaaacctttttaacaaatcaaaaactgaaaaattgggcgtgcaaaattattcagcccctttactttcagtgcagcaaactctctccagaagttcagtgaggaactctgaatgatccaatgttgacctaaatgactaatgatgataaatatacaatccacctgtgtgtaatcaagtctccgtataaatgcacctgcactgtgatagtctcagaggtccgttaaaagcgcagagagcatcatgaagaacaaggaacacaccaggcaggtccgagatactgttgtgaagaagtttaaagccggatttggatacaaaaagatttcccaagctttaaacatcccaaggagcactgtgcacgcgataatattgaaatggaaggagtatcagaccactgcaaatctaccaagacctggccgtccctctaaactttcagctcatacaaggagaagactgatcagagatgcagccaagaggcccatgatcactctggatgaactgcagagatctacagctgaggtgggagactctgtccataggacaacaatcagtcgtatattgcacaaatctggcctttatggaagagtagcaagaagaaagccatttcttaaagatatccataaaaagtgtcgtttaaagtttgccacaagccacctgggagacacaccaaacatgtggaagaaggtgctctggtcagatgaaaccaaaattgaactttttggcaacacagctcatcaccctggcagcatcatggtttgggcctgcttttcttcagcagggacagggaatatggttaaaattgatgggaagatggatggagccaaatacaggaccattctggaagaaaacctgatggagtctgcaaaagacctgagactgggacggagatttgtcttccaacaagacaatgatccaaaacataaagcaaaatctataatggaatggttcaaaaataaacatatccaggtgttagaaagtccagacctgaatccaatcgagaatctgtggaaagaactgaaaactgctgttaacaaatgctctccatccaacctcactgagctcgagctgttttgcaaggaggaatgggaaaaaatgtcagtctctcgatgtgcaaaactgatagagacataccccaagcgacttacagctgtaatcgcagcaaaaggtggcgcgacaaagtattaacttaagggggctgaataattttgcacgcccaatttttcagtttttgatttgttaaaaaagtttgaaatatccaataaatgtcgtttcacttcatgattgtgtcccacttgttgttgattcttcacaaaagaatacagttttatatctttatgtttgaagcctgaaatgtggcaaaaggttgcaaagttcaagggggccgaatactttcgcaaggcactgtataatataatacatacatacaataaTACATACAACACCAAAGACGGATAGCAACTTGGTTAAATCTATGCAAGTTAGTAAAAATGTGGCCACAGCAAGAGAGGCATCAAGGATATGCAGGTACCACGAGCCCGGCTGTTCACACTTAAAATAGTCTCTCCATTAAATAGTGTAATTACATCACTTATGTAAGGATAAACTGTAGAACTGTTATACATTGTTATTCTTACATAGGTTATGTAATTATTTTCAACATATTGTACAGAAATGTATGATACAGGTAAGTCCCTCACACATGTGTGCATGGTTGGGCAGAAACTGATGatatgtaatctgattacaaaagaaaaaaaatgtacttttaatcAGTTATGTTACCAGCCCAAAATATCAGATTACAGATGCTTTTGAAAAACTAGAAGATTACTTTCAAATTCATAAAGGATGTCtgctgttttctcaatgacatttaaTTCAGCATTGATAAAATAACAGGTTTAAATTAGTTCCACCAGAgcaagtctgaccacaagtcagagaccactatgatgacacaccaaatgtgtgtgtatggataATTTTGATCTACTTCCAATAAGGGGAAAGTAAACCAatttacattactgagtttggctaattcaaaagttacgttactgattaccattttggacaggtaactagtaactgtaacataTTACATtgagaaagtaacctacccaaacctGAATGCAAGTCCACTCCAGTCCAGTTCCATTCCAGGGAATGAGGAATCACAAATCCACCGAGATGGAGCCTGGTTTGAGCTGTGTGTCTGAGGGGATCTGTACTAAACAGGTGTCAGTGGGTAGCTGTGATAAGCGGTTATCTGAGTGAGCCTGTCCAAAACTACCGTTTGTCGGTGGCTTCTCTTCGACTCTGACGTCTTTTGAGAGGTATTCCCGGCGTGGGTCAGTGTCGATCTCATAGCGGTGGTGATACCCCTCCAACACTTCATGGCAGGCATCTCGTGTCTCCACCACCCACTTTTTAATACCTTGCCGGTTGAGGTAGAGCACAAAGAGGAAGACCATGCCCACAAAGCCCAGCACCAGACCCAGGAGGACGTAGGAGGTCTGCAGGGAGAGGTCGCCCACCTCGTCTCTGATTCCGACCAGAGGTGGTGAAGTAGCATGGCATCCGACAACTTGGACCCCGAGCGCCCGCAGGGGCCTGTCCTGAAACTCCCAGGGTGAGGCGCAGGTCAGAGCTTCTGCATCCCCCACCTGAGCCTGGGAATTCTTAAGCCACACAGCAAAGTCTTGGATCTCACATGTGCAGACATAGGGGTTGTGGCTCAGCAGGATGCGGGGGGCTTGCCCCAGCCTTTCCAGCTCCCCCAGAGCATCACCTTGGAACGCCCTGAAAGAGTTGCGGGTCAAGTCAAGCAGCTCCAGGCGGCGCAGGCCAAAGAAGGTGCCGTTGTTGACCGATGCTAGGGAGTTGTTACCAAGGAAGAGGTGCTGCAGGCTTGGGAGGTGGGAGAACATCCCTGGGGGTAGGAAGACCAGGCGGTTCCCGGAGAGGTCTAGGCTGAGCAACCCTCCTAGGCCTCCCCAGCGCAGTGCGGTGGTGAGATCTGTCAGTGAGGTGTAGTTATAGAGGGAGCGGCTAAGGTTGAGCTCCTTTAGAGGACTCCCTGGGATGTTGAGGGCTTCAGGGTGGATGAGAGTCAGATGGTTGCAGCTCATGTCCAGGGAGCGCAGGTAGGAAAGGGTAGAGAAGCTGTGGGATGCAACCTCTGTGATCCTGGGAAGACAGATGGACCATGTTTACAGTCCCCAAACCGCATATTGGACTCAGAATTCATGTTTGCTGAATTATTGTCATGCTAAAATAGGGTATCTAAACATTTCATAAGTTGGTGTGATGGCATTCAGGAGAACATGAAATAATAATTGTATTGTTTTCCTGCTATTTCTCCCCAATTCTGTGAAttccaattggtagttatagtcttgtcccattgctgaaactcccgtatggactagggagaggcaaaggtcaagagccatgcatgctccaaaacacaaccctgccaagccgcactgcttcttgacacactgcttgcttaaccaggaagccagccgcaccaatgtgtccgaGGAAACATTGTACAACTGGCAACCAGGGTCAGCTTGCAGACGCCCGGACccccacaaggagtcactagagcgcgttgggacaaggacatcccggccggccaaaccctcccctaacccggacaacactgggccaattgtgtgacaCCTCATGGATCTCCCGGGCACggctggctgtgacacagccAGAGATTGGACCCTGGTCTGTAGTGAAACATCAGAACACAATTCTCTTTGATGAGACTATCTACTCACCTATTGTTGCTCAAAATGATGGTGGTGACATTTTTCAGTTCATGAAATGTCTCTGATCCAATTCTGAATATATTGTGTCCTGTGATGATCACATTCCTTGTGTATCCTGGAATATCTCGTGGTATGGAGCGAAGGTCCTTGGAAACGCATTTCACTGTGCGCGTGCCAGCAAAGCATTGGCAGCCTGATGGGCACTCCAAGCACTGGTGGGGCGCACAGAGTAGCGCACCAAAAAGTACAAGGATTACCAAATGATGCATAACTCAACAGAAACGTTATAAACTGATAAATACCAGAATATGCAGAAGGAGCAGTTAACGGTGAGTCATATTACGCCGTGTCACGCACATCAAGGAGAAAAAAAACCTCAAGACTTCGGCATAACGGTATAATGAGGTGTTAGCCTTTCTTTAGATGGTGCCAAATGATAGCCCGATGGTTTGTGTCTGCATTGAGTGAGAAGGATGTTTCGTCTGCTGAGTAACAGGACCGGCAAGTTGTTAGCTTGACTTGAAATACCGGCGCAGAATCAAGGAGAGGAACAGTGAACGttttttaaaggcacagacaCGAAACATATTATACCACACGGAAGAGTCTCTGTGGTGTCTTTGTGTGATATGATTTAACAGTATATAAACAATGAACAAGTAGGCTATGCATATTATGTACATGTATTTATATTTGTTCCAATAAATAACAACACTAAACAGAGGGTAGTGCCCAGGACCCAGTACATATAATAATTTCGccggtgcttatatttgtccagTTACACACAAGTGTGTAATGGGAAATGTTTTTTGCGTGGCCAACTCCCCTGAGGCACCCGCAGGGTTCCAGTATTGTGGTTCCGGTATTCGAACCCAACGTTCTAAACTCGAGGCGACGTGACGCCCTCTGTCGGGCCGAGCTCCCTGTCACCCAGGACCTCAACAACAGGCAGTTAATGACTCCAGCCATCCaattcatagactgttctctctgctaccatacGGCAAGCGGTGCCGAtgtaccaagtctggaaccaacaggaccctgaacagtttCTACCAGCAAGCCCTAAGACTGTTAAATATTTGAGTTAAATAAATAactacccagactatctgcattgacccatTTTTTACACTAacatttttgactcatcacatacgctgttgcaactgtttattatctatcctattgcctagtcactttatccctagttatatgtacatatctacctcaattacctcgtacccctgcagaTCGACTCTGTACTGCTACCCCATAGCAAGGTTAGCGTTActctgtatttattattacttttctatattttctgtctctctgcattaATGGGAAGCATTTcgctgttagtctacacctgttgtttacgaagcatgacaaatacaatttgatttgactttactAGCCTATGGTATAGCTTATTGCCCATCATTTCTGTAATTCTATCGAATGAGTGGTCATGCATATGGACTACTTTAGAGTATATTAACATTTCCAAGCATGTTGCTTCAGAGAACTTACTGCATGAAAAACGAACACTGTCTGATAAAATATAGTAAACAATTACAAAGTAAAATTATGTTGAGCTGGTATAAGCTGGGGGCATTTAAGAGTGACGGGTGGCCCACACTGGTTAAATGGGGGTTAGGAGTCAGCAAGAGAGACCAATTTGAATTTATGACCATAGACAATTTAGACATTTAAATTAtcgtcatttagcagatgctatatcagttctatatacagtgccttgcgaaagtattcggcccccttgaactttgcgaccttttgccacatttcaggcttcaaacataaagatataaaactgtatttttttgtgaagaatcaacaacaagtgggacacaatcattaagtggaacgacatttattggatatttcaaacttgtttaacaaatcaaacacTGAaagattgggcgtgcaaaattattcagcccctttactttcagtgcagtaaactctctccagaagttcagtgaggatctctgaatgatccaatgttgacctaaataactaatgatgataaatacaatccacctgtgtgtaatcaagtctccgtataaatgcacctgcactgtgatagtctcagaggtccgttaaaagcgcagagagcatcatgaagaacagggaacacaccaggcaggtccgagatactgttgtgaagaagtttaaagccggatttggatacaaaaagatttcccaagcttgaaacatcccaaggagcactgtgcaagcgataatattgaaatggaaggagtatcagaccactgcaaatctaccaagacctggccgtccctctaaactttcagctcacacaaggagaagactgatcagagatgcattcaagaggcccatgatcactctggatgaactgcagagatctacagctgaggtgggagactctgtccataggacaacaatcagtcgtatattgcacaaatctggcctttatggaagagtggcaagaagaaatccatttcttaaagatatccataaaaagtgtcgtttaaagtttgccacaagccacctgggagacacaccaaacatgtggaagaaggtgctctggtcagatgaaaccaaaattgaactttttggcaacactGCTCATCACcctggcagcatcatggtttgggcctgcttttcttcagcagggacagggaagatggttaaaattgatgggaagatggatggagccaaatacaggaccattctggaagaaaacctgatggagtctgcaaaagacctgagactgggacggagatttgtcttccaacaagacaatgatccaaaacataaagcaaaatctacaatggaatggttaaaaaataaacatatccaggtgttagaatgtccagacctgaatccaatcgagaatctgtggaaagaactgaaaactgctgttcacaaatgctctccatccaacctcactgagctcgagctgttttgcaaggaggaatgggaaaaaatttcattctctcgatgtgcaaaactgatagagacataccccaagcgacttacagctgtaatcgcagcaaaaggtggcgctacaaagtattaacttaagggggctgaataattttgcacgcccaatttttcagttttttatttgttaaaaaagtttgaaatatccaataaatgtcgttccacttcatgattgtgtcccacttgttgttgattcttcacaaaaaaatacagttttatatctttatgtttgaagcctgaaatgtggcaaaaggtcgcaaagttcaagggggccgaatactttcgcaaggcactgtatatagttatGACTATCCCAAGCCAAACATTCATTTATATGACATTCCTTTCTGAATCTAGTAAAATGTACATCAAAACAAGCCAGAACAGCTGGACATAACTGCCCTCGTGAGAGTGTGAATGTTAGCACTGCACAAAGAAGTGTCCCATCAAAACGTTTATTCTTCTTCTTTCACTTTTTATGATTACAACAGAGCAGGAAAATCCCTTGTATTATCTCTCCCCTCCGTTTCCCACTTCGTGTCCCTTGTGTGGTCAGTGCAGGTTGAGCGTTAGGATGAAGGTGACGAGGGCTCCAGTCAACATAAGGAAGGGCAGCCAGGTCTTGaggaaagacacacagctgtggaaggacagagggagagagagagagagaacagtgagagTAGTAATGACAGTCATTAAATCCTCACATTTTGGCTGTTGGTCAAAAACACAATACATTTGTCGTCTATACTGCCCTACAAGGGCAAAACTCAGTAACTACACTTTTTTTTGGTCAAAATTGTGTTAAGACTGAAATCATGCGTTGTAGTATCTGTTTTGTCTTGTGACATAATCAACTGTTTCAATTATGTTCCATTTCAGAGAAAGTTTGAGTTTGAAATTTGCAGTTACTACAAACTCCAAGTACAAAACAAGGAAAACCGCAGTAACTGAAGTTACTGCACTTTGGCTTTGTTCCACCATACAAAGACCAGTAACTACGCAACAGTGAAACTGAGAAAAATTGCTTTAAAGTTGATTTGCTTTTCCAGACAAATATGTTGTAGGTAGATGATAAGTGATAATGTACTGATGTATCATCTTATTCTGAATTGTTTATGCATATCAACCATGACCACTGATTTGACCTAAGTCAAATATTTTCTTTAGATATAAACATTCTATGTGATGAAACAGTCCTTACCTTATGGCAAAAAAATTTTGAGGATTGCCTTTGGCTATTGTAGGGCAGTATATAGAGACAGGTAAGGAAGTGCAGTCGGTTAAATTTCCCAGAAGCCAGGGTAATTTACACAGGCCACTGAGGGCAGACCAAGTCTCTAATCTCCCAGAGGTTTACCCCACTCCCTTCACCTCACTCTTTCCCCGTTCTCCACCctaataccccccccccttcccctcctcctgaTCCAGCAGTGGGAGCCCCGGCAGAGAGTTGATGTGGTGATGAGGGGGCCACATCTGGCAATGATGAATTACACGGCGCCCCACTGTTTAAGGACGTGGTGCCCTCGGACGATAATGTGGAGGCTGCACAAAGCAGTGACACTAGCTCCCTATGTGGGTCGGGGGAGAATAATGAGGGGGTTTCTCAACAGCATATGTTTCCCCGTGTCTGgagctcctctccctcctgcagAGCGTTGCCTGCTGGCAGGTGCATGCTTGCTTGTTCAGACTCTGTGCTGTTGCTGCTTTGCATAGTTTGCTTCTGCCCATTTCATCAGCATGTCTGATTCTACTTCCACACCAGTTAGTCAAATGATCCAGAGGGAACGCACATACACATAGAGTGATTGGTCAGTCAGAATGATGCTTTGTGAGTGGCAAGTATTGTTGTACAGAAGGTTCAGTGTTCACGCCTAGGTTAGGACAGGAATGAGCATACTctgttacatacagtagagtACCTCTTCATTGCATGATTGCATGGTATCTCACCTGACATGCTTGCCGTGGATAAGGGACCGCAGGCATAGGTTGACCATGTTCCAGGACGTTCTGTTGTCGTAGCGCATGAGGTTAAGGGCCAGGGCCACGTGGGAGTGGCAGTTATCACAGCAGAGGTTGTGCTacaagagacagaggaagaagtCTAGTCAGGTCTAACTCTAGGCGTTTTTTGTCAATATCGCTACAATGGGCCTTTACAATCATTGTACAAaacatgtacatataaatacCTTTGCCCCTTACAATAGGCCTTTATTGGAGATGTTCAATAGGCCTTTATTGGAGATGTTCAATAGGCCTTTATTGGAGATGTTCAATAGGCCTTTACTGGAGATGTTCAATAGGTTTTTACTGGAGATGTTCAATAGGCCTTTATTGGAGATGTTCAATAGGCCTTTACTGGAGATGTTCAATAGGCCTTTACTTGAGATGTTCAATAGGCCTTTACTGGAGATGTTCAATAGGCCTTTACTTGAGATGTTCAATAGGCCTTTACTGGAGATGTTCAATAGGCCTTTACTGGAGATGTTCAATAGGCCTTTACTTGAGATGTTCAATAGGCCTTTACTGGAGATGTTCAATAGGCCTTTACTGGAGATGTTCAATAGGCCTTTACTGGAGATGTTCAATAGGCCTTTACTGGAGATGTTCAATAGGCCTTTATTGGAGATGTTCAATAGGCCTTTACTGGAGATGTTCAATAGGCCTTTACTTGAGATGTTCAATAGGCCTTTACTGGAGATGTTCAATAGGCCTTTATTGGAGATGTTCAATAGGCCTTTATTGGAGATGTTCAATAGGCCTTTATTGGAGATGTTCAATAGGCCTTTACTGGAGATGTTCAATAGGCCTTTATTGGAGATGTTCAATAGGCCTTTATTGGAGATGTTCAATAGGCCTTTACTGGAGATGTTCAATAGGCCTTTACTGGAGATGTTCAATAGGCCTTTACTTGACATGCTCAATAGGCCTTTACTGGAGATGTTCAATAGAACCTAGGAAGGAAATATAATTCCACTactagacctgtctgtctgtctt
This is a stretch of genomic DNA from Oncorhynchus gorbuscha isolate QuinsamMale2020 ecotype Even-year unplaced genomic scaffold, OgorEven_v1.0 Un_scaffold_3:::fragment_4:::debris, whole genome shotgun sequence. It encodes these proteins:
- the LOC124017663 gene encoding transmembrane protein 222-like isoform X4, producing the protein MGICTSAGVIRDFAGSYLVSEDNMAFGRPTKYWKLDVDKVCGTGSAAWDKAVHDAYKCRPHNLCCDNCHSHVALALNLMRYDNRTSWNMVNLCLRSLIHGKHVSCVSFLKTWLPFLMLTGALVTFILTLNLH
- the LOC124017660 gene encoding trophoblast glycoprotein-like, whose protein sequence is MHHLVILVLFGALLCAPHQCLECPSGCQCFAGTRTVKCVSKDLRSIPRDIPGYTRNVIITGHNIFRIGSETFHELKNVTTIILSNNRITEVASHSFSTLSYLRSLDMSCNHLTLIHPEALNIPGSPLKELNLSRSLYNYTSLTDLTTALRWGGLGGLLSLDLSGNRLVFLPPGMFSHLPSLQHLFLGNNSLASVNNGTFFGLRRLELLDLTRNSFRAFQGDALGELERLGQAPRILLSHNPYVCTCEIQDFAVWLKNSQAQVGDAEALTCASPWEFQDRPLRALGVQVVGCHATSPPLVGIRDEVGDLSLQTSYVLLGLVLGFVGMVFLFVLYLNRQGIKKWVVETRDACHEVLEGYHHRYEIDTDPRREYLSKDVRVEEKPPTNGSFGQAHSDNRLSQLPTDTCLVQIPSDTQLKPGSISVDL
- the LOC124017663 gene encoding uncharacterized protein LOC124017663 isoform X1 — translated: MSSKGLLNISSKGLLNISSKGLLNISNKGLLNISNKGLLNISSKGLLNISNKGLLNISNKGLLNISNKGLLNISSKGLLNISSKGLLNISSKGLLNISNKGLLNISSKGLLNISSKGLLNISSKGLLNISSKGLLNISSKGLLNISSKGLLNISSKGLLNISSKGLLNISSKGLLNISSKGLLNISSKGLLNISNKGLLNISSKNLLNISSKGLLNISNKGLLNISNKGLLNISNKGLL